A genomic stretch from Chitinophaga agri includes:
- a CDS encoding sensor histidine kinase: MMNAIMGNALSGIVPALLLDLHGNLLYANKQASGWLQIPEGEFHPAGNTTSLHFNDVIGKNAGVYWPMLCHLLNMGKPACVEMLCYNHLWARWQLTAAGNYYLLSGTDISGGRPADTASVLQALPFGLQHFSQDGIHRYANDLQQEIWEGVDPVLSMPGYCLFDEPVFLETGLVELFSAALRSGQPISTEVQLGYREHAINGVTRILPAYYEATVFAVSDQQGGVSELVMMTCDITEKQLSLLQLRKSARLLDLIIEHLPIGYIQIDHFGYIRRINQTLREFFQYETGKDEAPFNMMSDPFARLYGLDELFMYVMVHNKTLRIEKQLDFSRDSRWTAQSREVWLDLTVFPLRDPVDQEQVVIILVNDVTDRKQKRQMHNLLQRNTEQLHLFFDAVDMGYATMEQDGTLSFVNRKAEEMAGRQVFPGENIFSVMPELGNASPFKTRFSAALSGNVSQSFSSYFPRRYKWYEFLITPMSDGTVSVFIRDITDSRNMQKDLFRANKQLNKLNRSLINQNQQLEDFAHITSHNLRAPIANLKALMQMHNDSTLQHEREQYLSLIQEVIRKIDETLNDLVDVVQIRKDVDVEREELIFAERLQHVKDVLYVDIEKSGIQLTTNFEHAPSLEFPRPYLDSILQNLITNAIRYRTLEHKPRLHLSSWREKGYTVLTAEDNGLGIDMERFGHKLFGFRKTFHKNKDAKGIGLFITKTQVEAMGGSIRAESSPGQGTKFIITFKSE; this comes from the coding sequence ATGATGAATGCCATTATGGGTAACGCGCTGTCGGGCATTGTGCCAGCGTTGTTACTGGATCTGCACGGTAACCTCTTGTATGCAAATAAACAGGCGTCAGGGTGGCTGCAGATACCGGAGGGGGAATTTCATCCGGCAGGAAATACAACCAGTTTACATTTTAATGATGTCATCGGAAAGAATGCAGGAGTGTACTGGCCAATGCTATGTCACCTGCTCAACATGGGCAAACCCGCCTGTGTAGAGATGTTATGCTATAACCACCTGTGGGCCCGCTGGCAGCTGACCGCTGCTGGTAACTATTACCTGCTCTCTGGTACGGACATCTCCGGAGGTCGCCCCGCCGATACGGCGTCCGTATTACAGGCATTGCCGTTCGGGTTACAGCATTTCAGTCAGGATGGTATCCACCGCTACGCCAATGACCTCCAGCAGGAAATATGGGAGGGGGTAGATCCGGTGCTTTCGATGCCGGGATATTGTCTGTTTGATGAGCCGGTATTCCTGGAAACCGGTCTGGTGGAATTGTTCAGTGCCGCACTCCGCAGCGGACAGCCCATCAGCACGGAAGTGCAGCTCGGTTACAGGGAGCATGCCATCAATGGTGTGACCCGCATCCTGCCTGCATACTACGAAGCAACCGTCTTTGCCGTGAGCGACCAGCAGGGAGGCGTATCAGAGCTGGTCATGATGACGTGTGACATTACAGAAAAGCAGCTGTCGCTGCTGCAACTCCGTAAAAGCGCCCGTCTGCTCGACCTGATCATAGAACACCTGCCTATAGGATACATACAGATCGACCACTTTGGCTATATCCGCAGGATCAACCAGACCTTACGAGAGTTTTTCCAGTACGAAACAGGGAAGGATGAAGCTCCTTTCAATATGATGAGTGACCCGTTTGCCCGGTTATACGGACTGGACGAACTGTTCATGTATGTAATGGTGCATAATAAGACCCTGCGCATAGAAAAACAGCTCGACTTCTCCAGGGACAGCCGCTGGACGGCCCAAAGCCGCGAAGTCTGGCTGGATCTGACCGTGTTCCCGTTGCGGGACCCTGTAGACCAGGAACAGGTGGTCATCATACTGGTCAATGATGTTACCGATAGAAAACAGAAGCGGCAGATGCACAACCTGTTGCAGAGAAATACTGAACAGCTGCACCTGTTCTTTGATGCCGTGGATATGGGATATGCCACTATGGAACAGGATGGTACCCTTTCCTTTGTTAATAGGAAAGCAGAGGAAATGGCCGGCCGACAAGTGTTTCCCGGAGAGAATATCTTCAGTGTTATGCCGGAACTGGGGAATGCCAGTCCGTTTAAAACACGCTTCTCCGCTGCACTGTCAGGTAATGTCTCCCAGTCGTTCAGCAGTTATTTTCCCCGGCGCTATAAATGGTACGAATTCCTGATCACGCCGATGAGTGATGGCACCGTATCCGTTTTTATCCGCGATATTACGGATAGCCGGAATATGCAGAAAGACCTGTTCCGCGCTAATAAGCAGCTGAATAAACTAAACCGTAGCCTGATCAACCAGAACCAGCAGCTGGAAGACTTTGCGCACATCACCTCCCATAACCTGCGGGCGCCCATTGCCAATCTGAAAGCACTGATGCAAATGCATAACGATTCGACGTTACAACACGAAAGGGAGCAATACCTCAGCTTAATACAGGAAGTTATACGCAAGATTGATGAAACGCTCAACGACCTGGTAGACGTAGTGCAAATCAGGAAAGATGTGGATGTAGAACGTGAAGAGCTTATATTTGCAGAACGTCTTCAACATGTGAAAGACGTTTTATACGTGGATATCGAAAAAAGCGGCATACAACTCACGACTAATTTTGAGCATGCGCCCTCGCTGGAATTTCCGCGCCCGTACCTGGACAGTATTCTGCAGAACCTGATCACCAATGCTATCCGTTACCGTACGCTGGAGCATAAACCCCGCCTTCATCTCAGTAGCTGGCGGGAAAAAGGGTATACTGTACTGACTGCTGAAGACAATGGTCTGGGCATTGACATGGAACGTTTCGGACACAAGCTCTTCGGCTTCAGAAAGACATTTCATAAGAATAAGGACGCAAAAGGCATCGGCCTTTTTATTACCAAAACACAGGTGGAAGCGATGGGAGGAAGTATTCGTGCAGAGAGTTCACCCGGTCAGGGAACGAAATTTATTATTACCTTTAAATCAGAATAA
- a CDS encoding PhoH family protein, whose product MTESIISLDSINPIEFFGVNNGKLDLLKKKFPLLKILSRGTQLKLSGAPEEVTIAQEKIGQIISYLERNGNLSENYFEQILGDEEKVDNFKDRNANEILVFGPNGRNVKARTANQKKMVSLADKNDIIFAIGPAGTGKTYTAVALAVRALKNKAVRKIILTRPAVEAGENLGFLPGDLKEKIDPYLRPLYDALDDMIPADKLSYFMTNRVIEIAPLAYMRGRTLDNAFIILDEAQNATELQLKMFLTRIGASAKAIITGDLTQIDLPKNQKSGLEKATRILKNIDGIGYLQLDEEDVVRHRLVKAIIRAYDANKE is encoded by the coding sequence TTGACAGAATCAATTATCAGTTTAGACAGCATTAACCCTATCGAGTTCTTCGGAGTAAACAATGGAAAACTGGATCTGCTGAAAAAGAAGTTTCCGTTGTTAAAGATCCTCTCCCGTGGTACCCAGCTCAAGCTCTCTGGCGCTCCGGAAGAAGTAACCATAGCGCAGGAAAAAATCGGCCAGATCATTTCTTATCTCGAGCGTAACGGCAACCTGAGCGAGAACTACTTTGAACAGATTCTGGGTGACGAAGAGAAAGTCGACAATTTCAAAGACCGCAATGCCAATGAGATCCTGGTCTTTGGTCCTAATGGGCGTAATGTAAAAGCCAGAACAGCGAACCAGAAGAAAATGGTTTCTCTGGCAGACAAGAATGATATCATTTTCGCCATCGGACCTGCCGGTACCGGTAAGACGTACACGGCTGTGGCACTGGCAGTAAGAGCACTGAAGAACAAGGCAGTGAGAAAGATCATTCTGACCCGTCCGGCCGTAGAAGCAGGTGAAAACCTGGGTTTCCTGCCCGGCGACCTGAAAGAAAAGATCGATCCATACCTGCGCCCACTGTATGATGCACTGGATGATATGATCCCTGCTGACAAACTCAGTTATTTCATGACCAACCGCGTGATCGAGATCGCTCCGCTGGCGTATATGCGCGGACGTACACTCGACAATGCATTCATCATCCTGGATGAGGCGCAGAACGCCACCGAACTGCAGCTGAAAATGTTCCTGACACGTATCGGTGCTTCTGCGAAAGCGATCATCACTGGTGACCTTACACAGATCGACCTGCCTAAAAATCAGAAGTCTGGTCTGGAAAAGGCTACCCGTATCCTCAAAAACATTGATGGTATAGGGTACCTGCAGCTGGATGAGGAAGATGTGGTAAGACATAGGCTGGTAAAGGCTATCATACGCGCGTATGACGCAAACAAGGAGTAG
- a CDS encoding DUF4878 domain-containing protein: MNNCMTSYLRILTLVIFFGTVLGSCKKSASPQEVALNFMHAIQESNFDLARDYATKESQQVIQLYSFFDARRNDSEREKIKKAGIKVIETEENGDKATVTVLNSSSQQKERLQLVKENGRWKISLTFESIIPNYLPPASAPLDSTMLPQDTAAPLPSVK; encoded by the coding sequence ATGAACAATTGCATGACCAGTTATCTGCGCATTCTCACCTTGGTAATATTTTTCGGTACTGTACTTGGCAGTTGCAAAAAAAGTGCTTCTCCGCAGGAGGTAGCACTCAATTTTATGCACGCCATTCAGGAATCGAACTTCGATCTTGCCAGGGATTACGCAACCAAAGAATCGCAACAGGTAATTCAGCTATACTCTTTTTTTGATGCCCGTCGTAACGACTCAGAAAGGGAAAAAATAAAGAAAGCTGGTATAAAGGTGATTGAGACGGAAGAGAATGGTGACAAAGCAACCGTTACTGTATTGAACTCTTCTTCGCAGCAGAAAGAAAGATTGCAGTTAGTGAAAGAAAATGGCCGCTGGAAAATATCTCTCACATTCGAAAGTATTATTCCAAACTACTTGCCACCGGCAAGCGCGCCACTGGACTCAACCATGCTTCCACAGGACACTGCAGCTCCGCTCCCTTCTGTTAAATAA
- a CDS encoding inorganic diphosphatase → MMTTNNPWHNVNTGSEAPNIVNAIIEIPKGCRAKYELDKETGLLKLDRVLYSSVYYPANYGFIPKTYCDDHDPLDILILSQVDVVPMCLMEAKVIGVMQMIDNGEADDKIIAVAANDMSVAHINDITELPPHFTAEIRHFFEEYKRLEHKTVKVAEFQNKAVAERIVMESIELYNKTFGEK, encoded by the coding sequence ATGATGACGACGAACAATCCATGGCATAACGTCAATACAGGATCAGAAGCGCCGAACATAGTAAATGCGATCATTGAAATTCCTAAAGGCTGTCGCGCTAAATACGAACTGGACAAAGAAACCGGTCTGCTGAAACTCGACAGGGTACTTTATTCTTCCGTATACTACCCGGCTAACTACGGTTTTATCCCTAAGACCTACTGTGATGACCATGACCCACTGGATATCCTCATCCTCTCACAGGTGGACGTGGTTCCTATGTGTCTCATGGAAGCAAAAGTGATCGGCGTAATGCAGATGATCGACAATGGTGAGGCAGATGACAAGATCATCGCTGTTGCTGCTAACGATATGAGCGTGGCACACATCAATGACATTACAGAACTGCCGCCTCACTTTACTGCTGAGATCCGTCACTTCTTTGAAGAATACAAGCGACTGGAACACAAAACTGTAAAGGTGGCTGAATTCCAGAATAAAGCTGTTGCTGAACGTATCGTGATGGAAAGCATTGAGCTTTACAACAAAACTTTCGGTGAGAAATAA
- a CDS encoding C40 family peptidase — MPYAITVVPVMPLRAEQSHKSEIISQALFGECSEIITTGTDGWVKVKCQYDGYEGWATVNHLETIDSTLFNAPYTHYTASWINGLMLNGKPMQVPFGCVIKHGTTDVVNWGKLTVQFEEEPAIIGKENLVNLEALRKAAFLYLNTAYLWGGKSVFGVDCSGFTQTLFKTLGIPLLRDAYQQATQGTTVDFLQEARFGDLAFFDNAEGRITHVGVLLNDHEIIHASGKVRVDPIDNQGITNIDTGVRTHKLRIIKRYF, encoded by the coding sequence ATGCCATATGCTATTACTGTTGTTCCGGTCATGCCTTTACGCGCGGAGCAATCTCACAAAAGTGAAATTATCTCACAAGCCTTGTTCGGGGAATGCAGTGAAATTATTACCACCGGTACAGATGGCTGGGTGAAGGTAAAATGTCAGTATGATGGGTATGAAGGCTGGGCAACTGTCAATCACCTGGAAACGATCGATTCGACCCTTTTTAATGCGCCCTATACTCATTATACCGCTTCCTGGATCAATGGGCTAATGTTGAACGGAAAGCCGATGCAGGTCCCGTTTGGCTGCGTGATAAAACATGGCACAACGGACGTGGTGAACTGGGGAAAATTGACGGTACAGTTTGAGGAGGAACCGGCAATAATTGGTAAGGAGAACTTAGTAAATTTGGAGGCGTTGCGGAAGGCTGCCTTTCTCTACCTGAATACGGCGTATCTGTGGGGGGGGAAGTCTGTCTTTGGCGTAGATTGTTCCGGGTTCACGCAGACGTTATTTAAGACGCTGGGCATTCCCTTGCTAAGAGATGCCTATCAGCAGGCTACACAGGGTACTACAGTAGATTTTCTCCAGGAGGCGCGTTTCGGAGACCTGGCTTTCTTTGACAATGCAGAAGGGCGTATCACGCATGTGGGCGTTTTACTGAATGACCATGAGATTATACATGCTTCCGGTAAGGTACGCGTAGATCCGATTGACAACCAGGGTATTACCAATATTGACACTGGCGTACGAACGCACAAGCTGCGGATCATCAAGCGTTATTTCTAA
- a CDS encoding sigma-70 family RNA polymerase sigma factor: protein MLQQLTNLSDKELISRARKLKDQEAEGVLMERYSHLMVAVCLPHLNNGPATAPEEVYPSLLQRLSNSLKTQSIPKANEWIHYTIRAQQAQTDRNNPFFPSTASRELQQVEGRVEKAATNMKEQQQLAASFVRALEKLPDEEKYFLKEFYVNNKSFAELAETRRYTVEKTRQLLQQAKQKMASLLMNETYE, encoded by the coding sequence ATGCTACAGCAGTTAACTAATTTATCAGATAAGGAATTGATTTCCCGGGCGAGAAAGCTGAAAGATCAGGAAGCAGAAGGTGTGCTCATGGAACGTTACAGCCACCTCATGGTCGCTGTTTGTTTACCCCATCTCAATAATGGACCCGCCACCGCTCCCGAGGAAGTCTACCCCTCGTTGCTCCAGCGGCTGAGCAATAGTCTGAAGACCCAAAGTATCCCGAAAGCCAATGAATGGATACACTACACGATCAGGGCGCAACAGGCCCAGACAGACCGGAACAATCCATTTTTTCCAAGTACGGCATCCAGAGAATTACAACAGGTCGAAGGCAGGGTCGAAAAAGCAGCCACGAATATGAAAGAGCAACAACAGCTCGCTGCATCTTTTGTGCGTGCACTTGAGAAACTACCTGATGAAGAAAAATATTTTCTGAAAGAATTTTACGTGAATAATAAGTCATTTGCAGAACTGGCGGAAACCAGACGGTATACTGTCGAGAAGACCCGGCAGTTACTACAACAGGCAAAGCAAAAAATGGCGTCCTTATTGATGAATGAAACCTATGAGTAA